A single genomic interval of Cucumis sativus cultivar 9930 chromosome 5, Cucumber_9930_V3, whole genome shotgun sequence harbors:
- the LOC101222088 gene encoding cyclin-dependent protein kinase inhibitor SMR6, with product MGFSKKSQIDTGFEPEPKKWVIAGLSARSSLKPINTKSKTKEGEDDGDKTPTGKEARIPEKLGCPPAPRKRRSLKSSSNQNHMREFFNPPDLESVFKLRV from the coding sequence atGGGATTCTCCAAAAAATCTCAAATCGACACCGGATTTGAACCCGAACCAAAAAAATGGGTAATCGCCGGGTTGTCGGCAAGGTCATCGTTGAAGCCGATTAACACGAAATCAAAGACGAAAGAGGGAGAAGACGACGGAGACAAGACACCGACGGGGAAAGAAGCTAGAATACCGGAGAAATTGGGTTGCCCGCCGGCGCCGAGAAAGCGTAGATCTCTAAAATCAAGCTCTAATCAGAATCATATGAGGGAGTTCTTTAATCCTCCTGATTTAGAATCTGTGTTCAAGCTAAGAGTTTAG